The following is a genomic window from Nitrososphaerota archaeon.
CGCCCGTCAACATCCACAACGGAAGCTAAACTCGCTTCCTAACAGTTATGGTCGGCCCGTCAGCCACCCAAACAAGAACGTCTCCCTTCTTAATTTTGTACCCATCAGCCAAAGGCTTCGGAATCACAGCCTCAAGACTGGAACCTATCTTCTGAACCTTCACTTCAAACTCAACGGGCACAAAAAACTCCGAAACTAACCTCCATATAACTTATATGTGGGCCTATATCCCAATATAGATGGAAATGACCGCCGACGCGAACGAACCAAAGGTTCTCTCCATAGAATACCTCGAAGTAGACGACCCAGACCTCATGAACGACCTAACCCTAGACGAGAACGGACTCCTCCGAGTCGAACTCGTCCAACTAGACCAACAAGAACTAGACAAACTACGAAAACAAGCAGAACAAGACGGACAACCAGACCCCTTACACAGGGGATGGGAAGACCTAGTTTGACTGCCGCCAACACCAACCCGAAAGAGCCAGATGCTATGCCTTGCCTCTTAGGACCTAAAGATAGCTGTATAGAATTGGTCTATACAGATTATGGACCTCTTCATCATCATAGCCGCCGTATTGGGAGTCGGCGGGATAGTCACAGCGTCCATCTACAACCTGATCAACAGCGCCACCTCGAACTCCAGCGTGACTGTGGTGGGGGCGTCCCTGGTCGCAGGGACGACCTCGTCGGCTGCACCGTCGGCCATGTCGGTCACCGTGAAGAACGACGGAGGGTCAATCATCCACTGCACCAACGGCGGCTGCCAGGTGGTCATCTCAGGGTCGGACACAGGCTCGACCCCGGGGACCGCTTGCACGGCGTGCATCGTCTCCTCCCCGGCCGGCTGGGCCGCCAGCGCATCAGCGAACGCCCCCCTCACCTTCGTCTTCGCCCCCACGACAGGGACCTTGGCCCCCGGAGCTCAGGCGAGCTTCCTGGTGAGCGGGCCCGTCTTCACCAGTACCACCCTCACCGGGATGCCCACGACCGGGTCCATGGTGACCCTGAACATCATCTTCGGGTCCGCGTCCACCCAGGTCACAGTCGTCGCGCAGTAGAGGGCCGAGCCATGGCCCTCTCCCCCCTTTTTCCGCTCCGCCCTGCCAGGAGGCAAGGGGTGAGCGAGATATTCGCCGCCGTCCTGATGATAGGGGTCACGCTTTCCCTCGGAGGCCTCGTGGCCGCGGGCGCCGCCAGCCAGTTCAGCCTCGGGACCCAGTCCGCTTCCCTGGGGGCGGCGGCGGTGCAGAGGTCCGCCGGAGCCCAGCTCAGCCTTGCCTTCGCGGCGGTCCCGCAGTCCGCGTCATGCCCCTCCTACAAAGGAGCCGAGGAGGGGACCACCCTCGTGGTCGGCCTGTTCGACTATGGCTCCGTCCCCTTCGACCCCGCGGGGTTCGCTGTCAACTCCACCGTGTACACCGGGAGCTTCGGCCCGGTAGCCGCCGGGGGGCTCGCCCAGTTCGCGGT
Proteins encoded in this region:
- a CDS encoding AbrB/MazE/SpoVT family DNA-binding domain-containing protein — protein: MPVEFEVKVQKIGSSLEAVIPKPLADGYKIKKGDVLVWVADGPTITVRKRV